In the genome of Luteitalea pratensis, the window AAGGTTTGCGCGTGGTGCGCAGCGGCGTGACCGCTGGCGACAGCGTCATCGTCAACGGGTTGCAGCGCGTGCGGCCTGGCGTGCGCGTGCAGGTCGGTCAGGCCACGGCCGGGGAGACACAGTGAACATCTCGCGCTTCTTCGTCGATCGGCCGATCTTTGCGGCCGTCCTGTCGCTGCTGATCACGGTGGCCGGCGCGCTCTCGCTGTTCGTGCTGCCGATCAGCGAATACCCGAGTGTCGTACCGCCGACGGTGGTCGTTCGCGGCACCTATCCGGGTGCCAACCCAAAGACGATTGCCGAGACCGTCGCCGCGCCGCTCGAACAGCAACTGAACGGCGTCGAGGGCATGCTCTACATGTTCTCGCAGTCGACCTCGGACGGCCTGCTGACACTGACCGTGACGTTCGCGCTCGGCACGGATTTGGACAAGGCGCAGGTGCAGGTGCAGAACCGCGTCGCCCAGGCGCTGCCGCGGCTGCCGCAGGAAGTGCAGCGCATCGGCGTGGTGACAGAGAAGGCCTCGCCGGACCTGATGATGGTCGTCCACATCGTGTCGCCAGACCAGCGGTACGACATGCTGTACCTCTCGAACCTGGCGTACCTGCAGGTCAGGGACGAACTGTCGCGCATCGATGGCGTTGGCAGTGTGCAGGTGTTCGGCGCTGGTGAGTTCAGCATGCGTGTCTGGCTCGATCCGGATCGCCTGGCCGCCAGCCAGCTCACGGCCACCGACGTCGTGCGGGCGATTCGCGAGCAGAACGTGCAGGTTGCCGCGGGCGTGCTTGGTGCGCCACCCGCGCCGACCGACACCACGTTCCAGCTGCTGATCAACGCCCAGGGACGGCTGTCCACTGAAGAGGAGTTTGCGGCGATCGTGGTGCGTGCGACCCCGCAGGGACAGATCACGCGACTGCGGGATGTCGGGCGCGTCGAGCTCGGCTCCAATCGGTACGCGTTGCGCAGCCTCCTCGACAACAAGCCCGCCGTGGCCATCGGCATCTCGCAGCGTCCGGGGTCGAACGCCCTGCAGGCCTCGGCCGACGTGCGCGCCCGGATGGCGGCGCTCAAGGAGGCGTTCCCGCAAGGCGTGGACTACAGGATCGAGTACGACCCCACCGTCTACGTGCGCAAGTCGATCCACGCGGTCGTCGAAACGCTGTTCGAAGCGATCCTTCTCGTCGTGATCGTCGTCCTCGTCTTCCTTCAGACGTGGCGCGCCTCGATCATTCCGCTGGTGGCGGTCCCGGTCTCGTTGATCGGCACGTTCGCCGTGATGCTGGCACTCGGCTTCTCGTTGAACACGCTCTCGCTGTTCGGCCTCGTCCTCGCCATCGGCATCGTCGTCGACGATGCGATTGTCGTGGTGGAGAACGTGGAGCGACACATCGAGCTCGGGCAGTCGCCGACAGAGGCGACGCACAAGGCGATGGAAGAGGTCTCGGGACCGATCATCGCGATCGCGCTGGTGCTCTGCGCGGTGTTCGTGCCGACTGCATTCGTGAGCGGGCTGACGGGGCAGTTCTATCGCCAGTTCGCGTTGACGATCGCCATTTCGACGGTGATTTCCGCCTTCAACTCGCTGACGTTGAGTCCGGCGCTCGCGTCGCGGCTGCTGCGGCCGCACGGCGCGCCGCGGGATGCGGTGCAGCGGGTGGCCGATCGCCTCTTCGGGTGGTTCTTCGCGCGCTTCAACCGGTTCTTCGCGCGCGCCTCAAACGGCTACACGAACGGCGTGTCCCGACTGTTGCGAGTCGGCGCCGCGGCGATCGTGTTGTACGTGGGCCTGCTCGGCCTGACGGCGCTCGGTTTCTCGCGTGTGCCGGCCGGCTTCGTGCCCACACAGGACAAGGACTACCTCGTCGCGTTCGCGCAGTTGCCTGACGCATCCACGCTCGATCGGACCGACGCGGTAATCCAGCGGATGTCGGCCATCGCGTTGAAGCATCCGGGCGTGAAGAGCGCCATCTCGTTCCCCGGCCTCTCCATCAACGGGTTCGTCAACGCGTCCAACGCCGGGATCGCGTTCGTGATGCTCGAGGATGCCGACGAGCGAGCCCATGAGGGGCTGACCGCCAACCGGATCGTGCAGGACCTGAACCAGCAGTTCGGTGGCATCCAGGACGCGTTCGTCGCGATCTTCCCACCGCCTCCCGTGCAGGGAATCGGCCAGGTGGGCGGCTTCAAGCTGTACGTCGAGGATCGCGGCGGTGCCGGCTTCGAGGACCTGTACACGCAGGTGCAGGGCGCCATTGGAGAGGCCTCTGGTCAGCCATCGCTGGTTGGACTCCTCTCGAGTTTCCAGGTGAGCGTGCCCCAGATCGACGCGCACGTCGACCGGGAGCGGGCAAAGACGTACGGCGTCCCGATCACCGACGTGTTCGAGACTCTTCAGGCCTATCTCGGTTCGGTCTATGTCAACGACTTCAACCGATTCGGGCGCACCTACCAGGTCAACGTCCAGGCGGAGCAGGGGTTCCGGTTGCAGCCCGAGCAGATCGCGCGCCTCAAGACGCGCAATGCAGCTGGCGTCATGGTGCCGCTCGGCTCGCTGGTCACCGTGTCGAAGGGATACGGTCCGGATCAGGTCATGCACTACAACGGCTTCCCGGCAGCCGAGATCAACGGTGGGCCGGCACCGCGCTTCAGTTCCGGGCAGGCGCAGGACGCGATCGCGGAGGTGCTGGAACGGCGTCTGCCGCGCGGATTCACCTACGAATGGACCGAACTGGCGTACCAGCAGGCGATCGCCGGCAACACGATGTTGTGGATCTTCCCGCTGTGCGTCCTGCTGGTCTACGTGGTGCTGGCGGCGCAGTACGAGAGCTGGTCGTTGCCTATAGGCGTCATCCTGATCGTGCCGATGTCCTTGTGCTCGGCCATCGCCGGTGTGTGGCTGACCGGCGGTGACAACAACGTGTTCACGCAGGTGAGCTTCCTCGTGCTCGCAGCACTCGCCTGCAAGAACGCCATCCTGATCATCGAGTTCGCCAAGCAGCGCCAGGAAGAGGGCGAGACGCCCCTGCAGGCGATTCTCGACGCCTGCCGCGTGCGCCTGCGGCCCGTCCTGATGACGTCGGTCGCGTTCATCATGGGCGTCATCCCGCTCGTGTTGTCCACCGGCGCCGGCGCGGAGATCCGCCAGGCGATGGGTGTCGCGGTGTTTGCCGGGATGCTCGGCGTCACGTTCTTCGGCCTGATCCTTACGCCAGTCTTCTTCCTCTTTGTCGGCCGTCTCGTTGGCTGGTTCACGCGGCGACGTGGCGCCGCACTCGACCCCGCCGAAATCGCCACACCCGTGGAGGGCCACTGACCATGTCGCGAACCCTCACAGTGCCCGCCGTGCTGCTGGTGCTGACGCTGACGGCGGCGTGCGCCGAACGGCGTGGCTATACGCCGCCACCAGCAACAGCGCCAACGCTCTCGCAAGCGACAGCCGACGCGTTCACCGCGCAACCCTACGATCCGAAATGGTGGCGCGAGTTCGACGATCCGATCCTGCTGCAATTGCAGGAGGCGGCACTCGCAGCCAATCTCGACATCCGTGCCGCTGTCGCCCGCGTCGACCAGGCGCGGGCCGTGTTCGACGACGTACAGCGAGATCGGTACCCGACGGCGACGGTCAATGCGGCAGTGGACCGGCGTGACCAGGCCGTGCCGGGTTTCACCGACGAGCCGATCCGGACGTCCAGCTATCGCCTCGCACTGGATGCGTTCTGGGAGATCGACCTGTTCGGCCGTGTGCGATCGGCGGTACGCGCCGCGCATGCCGATACCGACGCCCTCGACGCATCCCTCGAGGACGTGCGGGTCGTCGTCGCCGCCGAGGTGGCACGGGAATACTTCACACTGCGCGGCCTGCAGCAACAGCTTGCGGTTGCGGCGCGCAGCCTGGAGAACCAGCGCGAGACCCTGCGCCTGACGCAGGTGCGCCGCACCGCAGGCATCGGCGAGGAGCAGGACGTGGCGAGCGCCGCCGCACGCGTCGCGGCGATCGAGGCCAGCGTGCCGCCGCTGCGCGCTCGGATTGCCGCGCGCACGCATCGACTGGCGGTCCTGACTGGCGTCACGCCCGGCGCGCTGCCGGTGGACCTGTCGCCGCGGGCGTACCCGACCCTGGCCAAGGCGCTGCCGATTGGCGACGTGTCGCTGCTGTTGCGCCGGCGTCCTGATGTGCGCGCTGCCGAGCGCCGCCTCGCTGCTGCGGCTGCCCGTGAGGGCGTGGCGGCAGCGGAGCTCTACCCGAAGATCTCGATCTCCGGAGCACTCGGTCTGCTCGCGGGGCGCGGCAACCTGTTCGGGCGCAGCGAATCGCGCGCGTGGTCGGTCACGCCGGCCCTGAGCTGGGCCGGCTTCGACCTTGGCAGTGCGCGGGCCAGGTTGCGTGGGGCCGAGGCCGCGTCGCGCGAGTCGCTGGCCACGTACGAGCAATCGGTGCTGCTCGCGCTCGAGGAGACCGAGAACGCCCTGATCGCCTATCGCGAGGAGCAGGCGCGGCTGGTGCACCTGGGCGAGCAGGCGCGCGAAAGCGCACGCGCGGCCAGCATTGCGCGCGTGCGGTTCCGCGAGGGGCTCTCGGACTTCCTGACCCTGCTCGACGCCGAGCGCACGCAGTTGGCGGCCGAAGACGCAGTGGCCGCAGCCGAAGCCGACGTGTTCGTGCGGGTAGTTGCACTGTACAAGAGCCTCGGGGGCATCTCCATCTGAGGGGCCGTGGCCACGGGCGCGTGAACAAGGGACAAGGGACAGGGAACAAGTCAGAAGAATACCGACAAGACACGAGGGACAAGGCCTACCCAGAGAGACACAAGGGACAAGAGGAGCTTCGACGTGATCCGACCACCCGAGCGCGATCACGATGTCGCTGGCCGAGCAGGGCGTGTCCGACACAAATGATCTGCTCCTCCCTTGATCTTTTCCTTGGAACTTGCTCCTCGTCGCTTGTCAGTGCCCTTCTGACTTCTTCGTTGTCCCTTGTCCCTTGAGGTGAGTGGTCGTGATTGAATGGCGCGCATGCATCGTGCGCTCCCGCTGCTCGCCTTCCTCTTCTTCGTATGCTCACTGGCCGGTCATGCCCAGGACCAGCCCGCGGCTCCGGCCATCCACGGTTTTGCTCGCGCCCGGCTGGACGCGCAGCGCGATCTGGAGCGGCGCTTCGACGATCAGCTGTCCAAGGCCAACCTGACTGCGTGGCTCGAACGCCTCGCCGGACGCCCCCATCACGCCGGATCGCCGCACGGCAAGGCGAACGCCGAGTTCATGGCGGGGCTGCTGCGCGAGTGGGGCTACCAGGTCGAGATTGCGCAGTACGACGTGCTCTTCCCGACGCCGACGACGCGGGTCGTCGAACTGGTGGCGCCGACGAAATTCACCGCGAGCCTTACCGAACCGGAGGTGGCTGGGGACGCGGTCTCGAAGCTGGGCGCCGAGGCGTTGCCGACGTTCAACATGTACTCGGCCGACGGCGACGTCACCGGCGATCTCGTGTACGTCAACTACGGCGTCCCGGCCGACTACGAGGAGCTCGAGCGGCGCGGCATCGACGTCACGGGCAAGATCGTCATCGCCCGTTACGGCGGATCGTGGCGTGGCATCAAGCCCAAGGTCGCCGCCGAGCACGGGGCGATCGGTTGCCTGATCTACTCGGAGCCCCGCGACGATGGGTACGGACAGGGTGACGTGTATCCGAAGGGTGGCTGGCGCAGCGAGCACTCGGCCCAGCGCGGGTCGGTCGCCGACATGCCGGTTTATCCCGGTGACCCGCTGACGCCGGGCGTGGCGGCCACGAAAGAGGCCAAGCGGCCCGAGTTCACGAAGGCCCAGACGCTCACGAAGATCCCCGTCCTGCCCATCTCGTACGCCGACGCCCTGCCACTGCTGAAGGCGCTCGGCGGCCCGGTGGCGCCCGCAGCCTGGCGGGGCGCCCTGCCCATCACCTACCACCTCGGGCCCGGCGCGGCACGCGTGCACCTGAAGCTGGCGTTCGACTGGAAGCTCGCCCCGGCCTTCGATGTCATCGCCACCCTCCCCGGCACGGAGTTCCCCGATCAGTGGGTGGTGCGAGGCAACCACCACGATGCCTGGGTGGCCGGCGCCAGCGACCCGACGAGTGGCATGGTCGCGGTGCTCGAGGAAGCGCGGGCGATCGCGCAACTGGCGCGCGCCGGCTGGCGGCCGCGGCGCACGCTCGTCTTCGCGGCGTGGGATGCCGAGGAGCCTGGCCTGCTCGGATCCACCGAATGGGTCGAGGACCATGCCGAGGCGCTCAGCGCCAGGGTCGTCGCCTACATCAACTCAGACAGCAACGCGCGTGGCTTCTTCAGCGCCGGCGGGTCGCACAGCCTCGAGCGCTTCGTCAACGAGATTGCGCGTGACGTGCCGGATCCAAAGGTCGATGGTTCGGTCGGCCACCGCCTGCTTGCGCGCACCATCCTCTCGGGGTCGCCCAGCGCCCGTCGCCTTGCCCGCGACGAGCAGCGCTTCGAGATCAGCGCGCTCGGCTCGGGGTCCGACTACACGCCCTTCCTGCAGCATCTCGGCATCGCGTCTCTCGACATCGGCTTCGGCGGAGAGGGCGAGTACGGCCAGTACCACTCGATCTACGACTCGGTGGATCACTACAAGCGCTTTCAGGATCCCGACATGGCGTATGCCGCGGCACTCGCCAGGGTCGGTGGCCGCGCGGTGCTGCGCCTGTCGGAGGCGGACCTGCTGCCGTTCGCCTTCGAGCGTTCGGCGGAGCGCATCGGCAGCTACGTCAAGGAGATCGAGGAACTCGTCGAGACCCTGAAAACCGAGACCACGGAGCACAACCGCCGCGTTGCCGACGGGACGTTCACACTGGCGTCCAATCCGGCCGAACGGTTCGTGGCGCCGGCGAAGAAGGACGACGTGCCGGAGATCGAGCTGAAGCCGCTGCGCAACGCGGTCGAACGCCTGCGCGTGGCGGCCCGGCGCTTCGATGCAGCGGCGACTGCGGCCGTCGACGGTCCGGCAGCTGCCCTTGCGCAGGCCAATGCGATCGTCTTCACGGCAGAGCGGGCGCTCACGCGCAACGACGGGCTGCCGCGCCGGCCCTGGTTCCGGCATCAGGTCTACGCGCCCGGCTACTACACGGGCTACGGCGTGAAGACCCTGCCCGCCGTACGCGAGGCGCTGGAACAGCGCGCCTGGGACGAGGCGCGGACGCAGGTCCCTCTGGTGGCGCAGGCGCTGGAGCGGTACGCCGGCGAGATCGAACGGGCGGCGTCGGCCCTGGAACGATAGGGTGAACAAGGGACAAGGGACAGGGAACAAGTCACAAGGACGTCAAGACACGAGGGACAAGGCCTTCACGCAAGAGACACGTCATCCTGCGTAGAGTGTCTACACAATGACCGACCGCCCGACGGCCATCGACCTGCTCCAGGGCACCCTCGACCTGCTGATCCTGCGCAGCCTGGTCTTCGGTCCCGCCCACGGCCACGCCATCGCCCAGCACATCCGGCAATCGTCCGAAGCCGTGCTGCAGGTCGAGACGGGCTCGCTCTACCCGGCGCTGCATCGCGCGGAGGCGAGAGGCTGGCTTTCGGCAGAATGGGCCGTGTCGGAAAAGGGCAAGCGCGCCAAGTACTACCGGCTGACGGCGGCCGGGCGCCGGCAGTTGGTCTCCGAGCAGTCACGATGGGAACAGATGTCGGTGGCCATCGCCCGTGTCCTGCGGGCCGAGCGGCAGGGGTCATAGGTGGACGCCCTGCAATGCTTCCTGTCGCGGCTTCGCGGCCTGACACACCCGCGCCGTGACGTCGACGCGCTCGACGATGAACTGCGGTTACACCTCGAGGAGGAAGCCGAACGGCTGATGGCCGACGGTGTTCCGGCAGACGAAGCGGCCGCTGCCGCGCGTCGATCACTCGGCAGCCCGCTCGCCATACGGACCCACACGCGTGACGTCTGGACGTTTCCTCGGCTCGAGCAGGTAGCGCGCGACGTCGGCTACGGCTGGCGCCAGATCACCAGGGCAAAGATGCGTTCGGCCGCGGCGATCGTATCGCTGGCGCTCGCCGTCGGCGCGTGTCTGACCACCTTCGCGGTCATGGATGCGCTGCTGTACCGGCCACTTCCCATAGACGACGCCAACCGCCTGCACGTGATGGTTCGCGAGAGTCACGGCGCCGACGGACCGCCGCGCTCGTTCGACGGCGTCGAGTATCCCTTGTTCCTGCGCATGCGCGCCGCCATGGACGGCGCGACCCTGCTCGGTGTGTCTTACGCTTCCCGGACCGACATCTCGTACGGAGGCGATCAGGACCTCGAGAAGGCGTGCGTGCAGTACGTGTCGGGCGACCTGTTCACGCGCTTCGGGCTGCGTCCGGCGAACGGCCGCTTGCTGACATCCGACGACGACCGTGTCGAGGGCGCACATCCGTTGGCCGTGATCAGCGAAGGTTACTGGACGCGTCGCTTCGAGCGCGATCCGGCTGTCCTCGGTCGCCGGCTGCGGGTTGGCGCCACGACGTTCGAGATCGTCGGCGTCGTCGCCGAGCCTTTCACGGGCACCGAACCGGGCGTCAGCGTCGACGTGTTATTGCCAGCGGTGATGCACCCAAGCGTAAGGGAGCTCGGCTCCACCTGGATGCGGCTGCTGGCCGTCGTCCGCGGCGGAGTGTCGGCCGACCGGGTGCGCGACCAGTTGCAGGCGCAACTCACGACGTACCAGCACGATCGTGAACCGACGTTCACCGGTATCCCGGAGGCGTGGCGACAGCGCCTGCTGACCGAGCGTGTCCGACTCGATCCCGCCCCGGCCGGCGTATCGACACTGCAGGAGCGTTATCGCAGCGGCCTCGCGGCCATCGCGGTCCTCGTTGGCCTGGTCCTGCTGGTCGCGTGCGCCAACGTCGGCAACCTGATGATCGCGCGCACCGCGACCCGCTCGCGCGAACTGGCCCTCCGGATGTCGCTCGGCGCCGGACGTCGAAGTGTGTTGCAACTCGTCCTCGCCGAGTGTGCCTGGATTGCCCTCATCGCCGCGGCCCTCGCCATCGTCTTCGCGGCGATCGCAGGTCCGG includes:
- a CDS encoding ABC transporter permease — translated: MDALQCFLSRLRGLTHPRRDVDALDDELRLHLEEEAERLMADGVPADEAAAAARRSLGSPLAIRTHTRDVWTFPRLEQVARDVGYGWRQITRAKMRSAAAIVSLALAVGACLTTFAVMDALLYRPLPIDDANRLHVMVRESHGADGPPRSFDGVEYPLFLRMRAAMDGATLLGVSYASRTDISYGGDQDLEKACVQYVSGDLFTRFGLRPANGRLLTSDDDRVEGAHPLAVISEGYWTRRFERDPAVLGRRLRVGATTFEIVGVVAEPFTGTEPGVSVDVLLPAVMHPSVRELGSTWMRLLAVVRGGVSADRVRDQLQAQLTTYQHDREPTFTGIPEAWRQRLLTERVRLDPAPAGVSTLQERYRSGLAAIAVLVGLVLLVACANVGNLMIARTATRSRELALRMSLGAGRRSVLQLVLAECAWIALIAAALAIVFAAIAGPAVVARVNVADDPARLALHADVRSAAFAFLLTMLVTALFGIAPALVAMRVTPGAALQGGHTPKSYRRLMLGLVMVQVAFCFLVVFVGGLLVATLDRLARQPLGFVPQRLLTVQAVAATLRPVEEWERAAEALGTLPGVDEAAIGDRTLVDGFGWNNFISIDGAPPAEPRAFFRGVGPGYLHTIGVQWRDGRDIRPGEVHTGVAVVNEAFARTFYRGANPVGRVFHLPWRLGTRRAIEIVGLVADTRYRDLREPALPVAFVPFRLFDPASGAVRPRLDAVFLVRTTTPDVQALTSMIRAQVGRAAPPDHVNKGQGTGKKSEGYRQDTRDKTCPSGTRDKRNFEVARNRPRGAGPTRVAGSPAPLMFVLGTCCLFLL
- a CDS encoding efflux transporter outer membrane subunit, which produces MSRTLTVPAVLLVLTLTAACAERRGYTPPPATAPTLSQATADAFTAQPYDPKWWREFDDPILLQLQEAALAANLDIRAAVARVDQARAVFDDVQRDRYPTATVNAAVDRRDQAVPGFTDEPIRTSSYRLALDAFWEIDLFGRVRSAVRAAHADTDALDASLEDVRVVVAAEVAREYFTLRGLQQQLAVAARSLENQRETLRLTQVRRTAGIGEEQDVASAAARVAAIEASVPPLRARIAARTHRLAVLTGVTPGALPVDLSPRAYPTLAKALPIGDVSLLLRRRPDVRAAERRLAAAAAREGVAAAELYPKISISGALGLLAGRGNLFGRSESRAWSVTPALSWAGFDLGSARARLRGAEAASRESLATYEQSVLLALEETENALIAYREEQARLVHLGEQARESARAASIARVRFREGLSDFLTLLDAERTQLAAEDAVAAAEADVFVRVVALYKSLGGISI
- a CDS encoding efflux RND transporter permease subunit, with translation MNISRFFVDRPIFAAVLSLLITVAGALSLFVLPISEYPSVVPPTVVVRGTYPGANPKTIAETVAAPLEQQLNGVEGMLYMFSQSTSDGLLTLTVTFALGTDLDKAQVQVQNRVAQALPRLPQEVQRIGVVTEKASPDLMMVVHIVSPDQRYDMLYLSNLAYLQVRDELSRIDGVGSVQVFGAGEFSMRVWLDPDRLAASQLTATDVVRAIREQNVQVAAGVLGAPPAPTDTTFQLLINAQGRLSTEEEFAAIVVRATPQGQITRLRDVGRVELGSNRYALRSLLDNKPAVAIGISQRPGSNALQASADVRARMAALKEAFPQGVDYRIEYDPTVYVRKSIHAVVETLFEAILLVVIVVLVFLQTWRASIIPLVAVPVSLIGTFAVMLALGFSLNTLSLFGLVLAIGIVVDDAIVVVENVERHIELGQSPTEATHKAMEEVSGPIIAIALVLCAVFVPTAFVSGLTGQFYRQFALTIAISTVISAFNSLTLSPALASRLLRPHGAPRDAVQRVADRLFGWFFARFNRFFARASNGYTNGVSRLLRVGAAAIVLYVGLLGLTALGFSRVPAGFVPTQDKDYLVAFAQLPDASTLDRTDAVIQRMSAIALKHPGVKSAISFPGLSINGFVNASNAGIAFVMLEDADERAHEGLTANRIVQDLNQQFGGIQDAFVAIFPPPPVQGIGQVGGFKLYVEDRGGAGFEDLYTQVQGAIGEASGQPSLVGLLSSFQVSVPQIDAHVDRERAKTYGVPITDVFETLQAYLGSVYVNDFNRFGRTYQVNVQAEQGFRLQPEQIARLKTRNAAGVMVPLGSLVTVSKGYGPDQVMHYNGFPAAEINGGPAPRFSSGQAQDAIAEVLERRLPRGFTYEWTELAYQQAIAGNTMLWIFPLCVLLVYVVLAAQYESWSLPIGVILIVPMSLCSAIAGVWLTGGDNNVFTQVSFLVLAALACKNAILIIEFAKQRQEEGETPLQAILDACRVRLRPVLMTSVAFIMGVIPLVLSTGAGAEIRQAMGVAVFAGMLGVTFFGLILTPVFFLFVGRLVGWFTRRRGAALDPAEIATPVEGH
- a CDS encoding M28 family metallopeptidase, with the translated sequence MHRALPLLAFLFFVCSLAGHAQDQPAAPAIHGFARARLDAQRDLERRFDDQLSKANLTAWLERLAGRPHHAGSPHGKANAEFMAGLLREWGYQVEIAQYDVLFPTPTTRVVELVAPTKFTASLTEPEVAGDAVSKLGAEALPTFNMYSADGDVTGDLVYVNYGVPADYEELERRGIDVTGKIVIARYGGSWRGIKPKVAAEHGAIGCLIYSEPRDDGYGQGDVYPKGGWRSEHSAQRGSVADMPVYPGDPLTPGVAATKEAKRPEFTKAQTLTKIPVLPISYADALPLLKALGGPVAPAAWRGALPITYHLGPGAARVHLKLAFDWKLAPAFDVIATLPGTEFPDQWVVRGNHHDAWVAGASDPTSGMVAVLEEARAIAQLARAGWRPRRTLVFAAWDAEEPGLLGSTEWVEDHAEALSARVVAYINSDSNARGFFSAGGSHSLERFVNEIARDVPDPKVDGSVGHRLLARTILSGSPSARRLARDEQRFEISALGSGSDYTPFLQHLGIASLDIGFGGEGEYGQYHSIYDSVDHYKRFQDPDMAYAAALARVGGRAVLRLSEADLLPFAFERSAERIGSYVKEIEELVETLKTETTEHNRRVADGTFTLASNPAERFVAPAKKDDVPEIELKPLRNAVERLRVAARRFDAAATAAVDGPAAALAQANAIVFTAERALTRNDGLPRRPWFRHQVYAPGYYTGYGVKTLPAVREALEQRAWDEARTQVPLVAQALERYAGEIERAASALER
- a CDS encoding PadR family transcriptional regulator, whose amino-acid sequence is MTDRPTAIDLLQGTLDLLILRSLVFGPAHGHAIAQHIRQSSEAVLQVETGSLYPALHRAEARGWLSAEWAVSEKGKRAKYYRLTAAGRRQLVSEQSRWEQMSVAIARVLRAERQGS